One region of Mucilaginibacter sp. 14171R-50 genomic DNA includes:
- a CDS encoding acyltransferase, whose amino-acid sequence MNKNDLATKPHYPILDGLRGVAAIIVVTFHLGEPLSTSNLDKLVNHGYLAVDFFFLLSGFVIGYAYDDRWPKMTVGTFFKRRIERLQPMVVLGMTLGAVGFYFTDSTLWPLIHTIPVWKMLLVMLVGYTILPVPLSLDIRGWEEMHPLNSVGWSLFFEYIANILYAVWIRKFSKTALSVFVVIAAIALAQMAITNGDVSGGWTLNIPQVRIGLTRTIFPFFAGLLLSRLAKPTRIKNAFLWCSLLVAIVLYMPRIGGAEYLWMNGLYESVCIIIVFPLIVYIGASGVIKSQTESKVCKFLGDISYPLYMVHYPLVYFYVAWISNHKGITIAQVWPYALLILITAIALAYAALKWYDEPVRRWLRKKLG is encoded by the coding sequence ATGAATAAAAACGACTTAGCTACCAAGCCGCACTACCCTATATTAGATGGCCTTCGCGGTGTGGCGGCCATTATCGTTGTAACCTTTCACCTGGGCGAGCCATTATCAACCAGCAACCTGGATAAGCTGGTCAATCACGGATACCTGGCCGTTGACTTTTTCTTTTTGTTATCAGGTTTTGTGATCGGTTACGCTTACGATGACCGCTGGCCTAAAATGACTGTTGGTACTTTCTTTAAACGCCGTATCGAACGCTTGCAGCCCATGGTGGTTTTGGGGATGACCCTGGGCGCTGTCGGGTTCTATTTTACCGATTCAACACTATGGCCGCTTATTCACACTATCCCGGTATGGAAGATGTTGCTGGTTATGCTGGTAGGGTATACCATCCTGCCTGTGCCTTTATCACTCGATATACGCGGCTGGGAAGAAATGCACCCGCTGAACAGTGTAGGGTGGTCGTTGTTCTTTGAATATATTGCCAACATACTTTATGCAGTCTGGATCAGGAAATTCTCAAAAACGGCATTAAGTGTTTTCGTAGTTATTGCTGCGATAGCGCTCGCGCAGATGGCCATAACCAACGGCGACGTTAGCGGTGGCTGGACGCTGAATATACCCCAGGTACGCATCGGGCTAACCCGTACAATATTTCCTTTTTTTGCCGGGCTGTTGCTTTCGCGTTTAGCAAAGCCCACCCGGATTAAAAATGCCTTTTTATGGTGCAGTTTGTTAGTAGCAATCGTACTTTATATGCCGCGCATTGGCGGTGCCGAATACCTGTGGATGAACGGGCTCTACGAATCTGTTTGTATCATTATCGTTTTCCCGCTTATCGTGTACATTGGCGCGAGCGGGGTTATAAAGTCACAAACAGAAAGTAAAGTTTGCAAATTCTTAGGTGATATATCCTATCCGCTTTACATGGTACATTACCCGCTGGTATATTTTTACGTAGCCTGGATAAGCAACCACAAAGGCATAACCATTGCGCAGGTATGGCCTTACGCGTTACTCATTTTAATAACCGCCATCGCATTGGCCTATGCCGCCTTAAAATGGTATGACGAGCCGGTTAGGAGGTGGTTGAGGAAGAAGTTGGGATAG
- a CDS encoding molybdenum cofactor biosynthesis protein MoaE has protein sequence MQTDIQILSTPLHIQSCIDWVMSPDTGGIDVFIGTVRNATKGNRVLKLEFEAYDNMAINEIKKIIKQVSEKWPVQKVLVHHRTGTLQVGEVPVVIAVSAAHRDAAFQACRYIIDTLKQTVPIWKKEFFEDGEVWVAAHP, from the coding sequence ATGCAAACCGATATACAAATACTTTCTACGCCCTTACATATCCAATCATGCATTGACTGGGTGATGTCTCCCGATACTGGCGGGATAGATGTTTTTATTGGAACAGTAAGGAATGCCACAAAAGGAAACAGAGTATTAAAACTTGAATTTGAAGCATATGACAATATGGCTATCAATGAAATAAAGAAGATAATTAAACAGGTATCTGAAAAATGGCCGGTACAAAAAGTACTTGTACATCACCGTACCGGCACTTTACAGGTTGGGGAGGTGCCGGTAGTTATAGCCGTATCTGCCGCGCACCGCGATGCGGCATTTCAAGCCTGTCGCTATATCATCGATACCCTTAAACAAACCGTACCTATTTGGAAAAAAGAGTTTTTTGAGGATGGTGAAGTTTGGGTAGCAGCGCATCCGTGA
- a CDS encoding FdhF/YdeP family oxidoreductase produces MNDENEQPAALNPEELRHLKVTEPKKWAAGMPAVAAALKDIFEETGATRGAGALFTMNQKGGFDCPSCAWPDPDDDRSPLAEYCENGAKALAEEATTKKLTPEFFAQNSITDLARLDDMEIGKKGRIAQPMYLPKGGTHYLPITWHDAFRKIGDKLNALASPNEAAFYTSGRTSNEASFIYQLFVREYGTNNLPDCSNMCHESSGVALGETIGIGKGTVTLNDFYSADVIIIMGQNPGTNHPRMLTALEKAKKKGSKIIAINPLHEAGLMAFKNPQTVKGVMGFSTQLADLYLQVQINGDMALLKALEKLLYDAEQQEPGKVFDREFIANTTVGYDEFIDRVKNFNVDALCAAAGVPVEQVRQAAEMIKHKSKIIICWAMGITQHKNGVETIKEILNLVLLKGSIGKAGAGLCPVRGHSNVQGNRTMLIWDKPKKKQLDRLKEVFGFTPPYEPGYDVVEAIKAMHEGKLKVFFAMGGNFLSATPDTAFTARAMRKLEMNVQVSTKLNRSHLVHGLEALILPTLSRSDKDIVNGEDQFISCENSMGVVQSSKGILEPISKELLNETQIICELAKATLSNRTVIDWDKYANSYDAVRDAIAQVIPGFENYNQRIRLPGGFYLPNGPREGKYESAKFKDKAPFSITQLTVKQMADNEYMMTTIRSHDQFNTTIYGLHDRYRGIHNERRVIFMNPQDITEAGFSAGDQVDLFNHYDGIERVARLFIIVPYDIPKRNTATYYPEGNVLVPINSVDDKSNCPTSKLVFIKIRKHQG; encoded by the coding sequence ATGAATGATGAAAACGAACAACCAGCGGCATTGAATCCCGAAGAACTGCGCCATTTGAAGGTAACCGAACCCAAAAAGTGGGCGGCAGGAATGCCGGCTGTAGCTGCGGCGTTAAAAGATATTTTTGAAGAAACAGGTGCTACGCGCGGGGCCGGGGCATTGTTTACCATGAACCAAAAAGGCGGATTTGATTGCCCCAGCTGCGCATGGCCGGATCCTGATGACGACCGCTCGCCCCTGGCCGAGTATTGCGAGAATGGTGCAAAAGCCCTGGCCGAAGAGGCCACTACAAAAAAGCTGACGCCCGAATTTTTTGCGCAGAACTCTATAACTGACCTGGCCAGGCTGGATGATATGGAGATAGGCAAAAAAGGCCGTATAGCACAGCCTATGTACCTGCCAAAAGGTGGTACACACTATCTGCCAATTACCTGGCACGATGCTTTCCGTAAAATTGGAGATAAGCTGAATGCACTCGCGTCGCCAAACGAAGCGGCGTTTTACACTTCGGGTCGTACCAGCAACGAGGCATCGTTTATTTACCAGTTGTTTGTGCGCGAATACGGCACCAATAACTTGCCCGATTGCTCAAATATGTGCCACGAATCGAGCGGCGTAGCTTTAGGCGAAACCATTGGCATTGGCAAGGGTACAGTAACCCTCAATGACTTTTACTCTGCAGATGTGATCATCATTATGGGGCAAAATCCCGGCACCAATCACCCACGGATGCTAACCGCTTTGGAGAAAGCCAAAAAGAAAGGGTCAAAAATAATAGCCATTAACCCGCTGCACGAGGCCGGGCTAATGGCATTTAAAAATCCGCAAACGGTTAAAGGCGTTATGGGATTTAGTACCCAACTGGCCGATTTATACTTACAGGTGCAGATCAACGGCGACATGGCGCTGCTTAAAGCCTTAGAAAAGCTTTTGTATGATGCCGAGCAACAGGAACCGGGCAAGGTTTTCGACCGGGAGTTTATAGCTAACACCACAGTTGGCTATGACGAGTTTATTGACCGCGTAAAAAACTTTAACGTGGACGCTTTATGTGCCGCGGCCGGCGTACCGGTTGAACAGGTTAGGCAGGCTGCCGAAATGATAAAGCATAAAAGCAAGATCATCATTTGTTGGGCTATGGGCATTACCCAGCATAAAAACGGCGTAGAAACTATTAAGGAAATACTAAACCTGGTGCTGCTTAAAGGCAGCATTGGCAAAGCCGGGGCGGGTTTATGCCCCGTTCGCGGGCATAGTAATGTACAGGGTAACCGCACCATGTTAATATGGGATAAGCCCAAAAAGAAACAGTTGGACAGGTTGAAAGAAGTATTTGGCTTCACTCCCCCGTACGAACCTGGTTATGATGTAGTGGAGGCTATAAAGGCCATGCACGAGGGCAAACTGAAGGTATTTTTTGCTATGGGGGGCAATTTTCTTTCGGCTACACCCGATACTGCATTTACTGCCCGGGCTATGCGCAAACTGGAAATGAACGTGCAGGTTTCTACCAAGCTTAACCGCAGCCATTTAGTTCACGGCCTTGAAGCGCTCATTTTGCCAACACTCTCGCGCAGCGACAAAGATATCGTTAATGGCGAAGATCAATTTATCAGCTGCGAAAACTCGATGGGGGTGGTGCAGTCGTCAAAAGGGATATTGGAGCCTATATCAAAAGAACTGCTAAACGAAACACAAATTATCTGTGAGTTGGCAAAAGCCACTTTAAGTAACCGCACCGTTATTGACTGGGACAAATATGCCAATAGTTATGATGCTGTACGCGATGCAATAGCACAAGTGATACCCGGCTTTGAGAATTACAACCAGCGTATACGCCTTCCCGGTGGGTTTTATCTGCCGAACGGGCCACGCGAGGGAAAATATGAATCCGCGAAGTTCAAGGACAAAGCGCCTTTCAGCATTACGCAACTAACGGTTAAGCAAATGGCCGATAATGAATATATGATGACCACGATACGAAGCCATGACCAGTTTAACACTACTATCTATGGGCTGCACGACCGTTACCGCGGCATCCATAACGAGCGAAGGGTTATTTTTATGAATCCTCAAGATATAACAGAAGCGGGTTTTTCTGCAGGAGATCAAGTTGACCTGTTTAACCACTATGATGGTATCGAACGTGTTGCCCGCCTGTTTATCATCGTGCCGTACGATATTCCGAAACGTAACACCGCTACCTATTATCCCGAAGGTAATGTTTTAGTACCTATAAACAGCGTAGACGATAAAAGCAACTGCCCAACCAGTAAGCTTGTGTTTATCAAAATAAGAAAACATCAGGGATAA
- the fdhD gene encoding formate dehydrogenase accessory sulfurtransferase FdhD, with the protein MAANAVLQIPVTRFTYGESEALNDAVAIEEPLEIRLEYGPVTDRKVQNISVTMRTPGNDAELATGFLFTEGIIKNASDIKEVAHCFIACAENRENVIQVSLAENIVPHLQNTERNFYTTSSCGVCGKGSINAIRTVSSYNNDRTDANAIDAALLTMLPDTLREHQKVFADTGGLHASALFSTAGELLIVREDVGRHNALDKLIGAALDQNTLPLNNSVLLLSGRASFELVQKAAMAGINIIAAVGAPSSLAVQLAQEFNITLAGFLRGQRFNVYTAPQRILKPTYEDTYKK; encoded by the coding sequence ATGGCTGCCAATGCTGTTTTACAAATACCGGTCACCAGGTTTACCTATGGCGAAAGCGAAGCCCTTAACGACGCTGTTGCTATTGAAGAGCCTTTAGAGATCCGCCTGGAATACGGCCCTGTCACCGACCGTAAAGTGCAGAACATTTCGGTTACCATGCGCACGCCCGGCAACGATGCCGAACTGGCCACGGGTTTTTTATTTACCGAAGGCATCATCAAAAACGCTTCGGATATAAAGGAGGTGGCGCATTGCTTTATAGCTTGCGCTGAAAATCGCGAAAATGTGATACAAGTTAGCCTTGCCGAAAACATTGTTCCGCACCTGCAAAATACCGAACGCAACTTTTACACTACATCAAGCTGTGGTGTTTGCGGTAAAGGATCTATAAACGCTATCCGCACCGTGAGCAGCTATAATAACGATAGAACAGATGCCAACGCAATTGATGCAGCCTTGTTGACAATGCTACCTGATACGCTCCGCGAACATCAAAAGGTATTTGCCGATACGGGCGGTTTACATGCCTCGGCGCTGTTTAGTACCGCCGGCGAACTGCTAATCGTTCGGGAGGACGTAGGCAGGCACAACGCGCTTGATAAGCTTATCGGCGCAGCGCTCGATCAAAATACTTTGCCGTTAAACAACTCGGTTTTGCTGTTGAGCGGGCGTGCCAGTTTCGAATTGGTGCAAAAAGCTGCAATGGCCGGCATCAATATTATTGCAGCGGTTGGCGCACCATCAAGTTTGGCTGTACAACTGGCGCAGGAGTTTAATATTACCCTGGCCGGCTTTTTACGCGGGCAACGATTTAACGTTTATACAGCGCCGCAGCGCATTTTAAAACCTACTTATGAAGATACGTATAAAAAATAA
- a CDS encoding DUF481 domain-containing protein, producing MTKIATCIKLLILTAAITCFFESTYAQFNDSTHYHTAFQSSGSINKTNDGAAYLLNNAFRFNIKKKDISLNFSNNWIYGKQNGNLSNNDFSTALDFNLYKGIPHFFYWGLVNYNTSYSLKINNQLLAGAGIAYSLFDSANTYLNISDGVLFDSSDLMLANNKRDVYQTYRNSLRLQFRFNIKDRVVIDGSNFLQNSMQQQSDYIIRSTTSLSFKLQKWLSLTTSLNYNRVNRTNSENLLFTYGVTAEKWF from the coding sequence ATGACCAAAATTGCAACCTGCATTAAACTTTTAATATTAACGGCCGCAATAACCTGTTTTTTTGAAAGTACCTACGCGCAATTTAACGACAGCACGCATTATCATACTGCTTTCCAGTCGTCCGGCTCTATCAATAAAACTAACGATGGTGCGGCATATCTGCTTAACAACGCGTTTAGATTTAACATTAAAAAGAAGGATATATCATTAAATTTTAGCAACAACTGGATATATGGCAAGCAAAACGGCAACCTTAGCAACAATGATTTTTCTACCGCGTTGGATTTCAATCTTTATAAAGGCATCCCTCATTTTTTTTACTGGGGCCTGGTTAATTACAACACCAGCTATTCTTTAAAAATAAATAATCAGTTACTTGCAGGGGCCGGTATAGCCTATAGCTTGTTCGATAGCGCCAATACTTATCTCAATATAAGCGATGGTGTATTATTTGATTCCAGCGACCTGATGCTGGCAAATAATAAACGCGACGTGTATCAAACCTACCGTAATTCGTTGCGTTTGCAGTTCAGGTTTAATATTAAAGACAGGGTGGTGATCGACGGCTCTAACTTTCTGCAAAACTCAATGCAGCAGCAAAGCGATTATATTATACGATCTACTACAAGTCTTTCGTTTAAATTGCAAAAATGGCTCAGCCTTACCACATCACTTAACTATAATCGCGTAAATCGTACAAACAGCGAAAACCTGCTGTTCACGTATGGCGTTACCGCCGAAAAATGGTTTTAA
- a CDS encoding HesA/MoeB/ThiF family protein, whose translation MHPDLSRYSCQVALPGFGEAAQQLLKQAKVLVVGAGGLGCPAAQYLASSGIGTIGIADFDTVSISNLHRQVLYTPPDVGMLKAEITCKRLQKQNPGIRLLPHTEKITSANVMEVIEDYDVILDGTDNFETRYLLNDAAVLSGKPVVYGAIYQYEGQVAVWNMSNPDGTRSPNYRDLFPQVDATQVPNCAVGGVIPTLAGIIGCMQANEVIKFLTNTGELLAGKILIFDAQTMQSRIIKIGTSTKTNITALQQTANILTITAEGTKAGLENNTLELVDIRTDQERDEYNIGGLHFELDELEDNLDKFKPGKTYVFYCSSGKRSGEAVKLLQQQLPGIKAYSLEGGLGGW comes from the coding sequence ATGCATCCTGACCTCTCGCGATATAGTTGCCAGGTGGCATTGCCGGGTTTTGGCGAGGCCGCCCAGCAGTTATTGAAGCAGGCAAAAGTACTTGTGGTAGGCGCTGGGGGTTTAGGCTGCCCCGCAGCCCAGTACCTTGCTTCAAGTGGTATAGGTACAATAGGGATCGCTGATTTTGATACAGTATCCATCAGTAACCTGCACAGGCAGGTGCTATATACCCCACCGGACGTAGGAATGTTAAAGGCGGAAATAACCTGCAAGCGTTTACAAAAGCAAAACCCGGGTATCAGGCTGTTGCCACATACAGAAAAAATAACTTCTGCAAACGTAATGGAAGTTATTGAAGATTATGATGTTATCCTTGATGGCACAGATAACTTTGAGACGCGGTATTTACTGAACGACGCTGCGGTGCTATCGGGGAAGCCGGTAGTTTATGGTGCGATATATCAATATGAAGGGCAGGTTGCCGTGTGGAATATGTCTAATCCTGACGGCACCCGCTCACCCAATTATCGCGACCTGTTTCCGCAGGTAGATGCCACACAGGTGCCTAATTGTGCCGTCGGCGGGGTTATCCCTACGCTCGCAGGGATAATTGGCTGTATGCAGGCTAACGAGGTGATAAAGTTCCTAACCAACACTGGCGAACTGCTTGCAGGCAAAATATTGATTTTCGATGCGCAAACCATGCAAAGCCGTATCATCAAAATAGGTACATCGACCAAAACCAATATTACCGCTTTACAACAAACCGCCAATATTCTAACCATAACTGCTGAAGGAACCAAGGCTGGGTTGGAGAATAACACACTTGAATTAGTTGATATTCGCACCGACCAGGAGCGGGATGAATACAACATCGGTGGCCTGCATTTTGAACTGGATGAATTAGAAGATAACCTGGATAAATTTAAGCCGGGAAAGACCTACGTTTTTTATTGTTCCTCAGGCAAAAGGAGCGGAGAAGCTGTAAAATTGCTTCAACAACAATTGCCGGGTATTAAGGCTTATTCGCTGGAGGGTGGTTTGGGCGGTTGGTAA
- a CDS encoding MoaD/ThiS family protein, translated as MEITVLAFGIAKDIFGASTVRVKSEDATTTGLKASLEQEYPKLKQLASYMVAVNNEYAQDGLIITERDEVAIIPPVSGG; from the coding sequence ATGGAGATAACTGTGCTTGCATTCGGCATTGCCAAAGATATATTCGGGGCTTCAACGGTGAGGGTTAAATCAGAGGACGCTACAACTACCGGCCTCAAAGCCTCCCTGGAACAGGAATACCCGAAGTTAAAACAGCTTGCCAGTTATATGGTCGCAGTCAACAATGAGTATGCACAGGACGGGTTAATCATCACTGAACGTGACGAAGTAGCGATAATACCGCCGGTGAGCGGCGGATAA
- a CDS encoding phosphatase PAP2 family protein, which translates to MKKIIVLLLSITWFNVNAQTSDSTRIDSAKLLALPDTVRHLESKAASYIAPAVFVTYGALSLFVKPIRDVDIHVYNDMQEDHPNFHNHIENYLQYAPAAMVYGLNLAGVQGKNTFVDRTILYGMSVGIMSFTTFTLKKVTHRLRPDGSNSYSFPSGHTANAFAAAEFMAQEYSEKSPWYGIAGYSFATATAILRVYNRDHWFSDIVAGAGVGILSTKAAYLIYPLFRNKLFHDKNSNKNSLIMPTYTNGVAGFAFVKQL; encoded by the coding sequence TTGAAAAAAATAATCGTCCTGTTGTTAAGCATTACCTGGTTTAATGTTAACGCCCAAACATCCGATAGCACAAGGATAGACTCAGCCAAATTATTAGCTTTACCCGACACTGTAAGACACCTGGAGAGCAAGGCGGCTTCATATATCGCGCCTGCTGTGTTTGTCACCTACGGTGCGCTATCGTTATTTGTAAAGCCGATAAGAGATGTGGATATACATGTTTATAACGATATGCAGGAAGATCACCCGAACTTTCATAACCATATCGAGAATTATCTCCAATATGCACCCGCAGCAATGGTTTATGGTTTAAACCTGGCGGGTGTACAAGGTAAAAACACTTTCGTAGACAGAACGATATTGTACGGCATGTCGGTAGGTATAATGTCATTTACTACTTTTACTTTGAAGAAGGTGACTCACCGGCTTCGTCCTGATGGGTCTAATAGTTATTCGTTCCCATCCGGCCATACCGCTAACGCGTTTGCGGCAGCCGAGTTTATGGCGCAGGAATATTCCGAAAAGTCGCCATGGTATGGCATAGCGGGTTATTCATTTGCTACCGCAACGGCCATATTGCGTGTTTACAACCGCGACCATTGGTTCAGCGATATTGTTGCAGGGGCGGGAGTGGGTATACTCTCTACAAAGGCTGCTTATTTGATCTATCCTTTATTCAGAAATAAATTATTCCACGATAAAAATTCCAATAAAAATAGCCTTATCATGCCAACGTACACAAACGGTGTTGCTGGGTTTGCTTTTGTAAAGCAGCTGTAA